A single Klebsiella variicola DNA region contains:
- a CDS encoding LysR family transcriptional regulator, which yields MKTLPDLQQIEILILIVKHGSFRQAARALNLSPPALTSAINHLEEKLGVRLLNRSTRSLSLTAVGEEFLNNMTPVVNDYRRVVDSLNYHRLTPEGVVKVNLPRIVLDLFFQHYFIAFKTAYPDVTLELYTTDRKVNIIESGFDAGIRYSQDVPKDMIAIPFGEKLSLIPVASPAYIREAGEPDTPQSLVNFRCINRCFPSGEKYRWEFISPSGEPSEVAVRGDLVVDSDTAMIQAAESGLGIAFVYQSLVTQQLSAGSLVRLLPDYHYPADHFCVYYPSRKHIPVPLRAFITWVMAQNKSILSE from the coding sequence ATGAAAACCTTGCCGGATTTGCAACAAATTGAAATATTAATACTCATAGTGAAACATGGCAGTTTTCGCCAGGCCGCCAGGGCATTAAATCTTTCACCACCGGCTCTCACCAGCGCTATTAATCATCTGGAAGAAAAGTTAGGCGTACGCCTGCTGAATCGCTCGACGCGCAGTTTGTCATTAACTGCCGTGGGTGAGGAATTTCTTAATAATATGACGCCGGTGGTCAATGATTATCGCCGGGTGGTTGACAGCCTGAATTATCATCGCCTGACGCCGGAAGGCGTGGTGAAAGTCAATTTACCGCGTATTGTTCTTGACCTGTTTTTTCAACACTATTTTATTGCCTTTAAAACCGCCTATCCCGATGTAACGCTCGAACTGTATACCACCGATCGGAAAGTCAATATTATTGAGTCCGGTTTTGACGCCGGTATTCGCTATTCGCAGGATGTGCCCAAAGATATGATTGCCATCCCCTTTGGCGAGAAGCTGTCGCTGATCCCGGTGGCCAGCCCGGCCTATATCCGCGAGGCCGGCGAGCCCGACACCCCGCAGTCGCTGGTCAATTTCCGCTGCATCAACCGCTGTTTTCCCAGCGGTGAAAAGTACCGTTGGGAGTTTATTAGCCCCAGCGGTGAGCCAAGCGAAGTCGCGGTCAGAGGCGATCTGGTCGTTGATTCCGATACGGCGATGATCCAGGCGGCGGAGAGCGGATTAGGCATCGCCTTTGTCTATCAGTCGCTGGTGACGCAGCAGTTGAGCGCGGGCAGCCTGGTCCGTTTGTTACCCGACTACCACTATCCTGCCGACCATTTCTGCGTCTACTACCCGAGCCGGAAACATATACCGGTGCCGCTACGGGCCTTTATCACCTGGGTCATGGCGCAGAATAAGAGCATCCTCAGTGAGTAG
- a CDS encoding MFS transporter, translating to MTIAVSRSAGLPAAVYALSVGSFGIGTTEFVIMGLLLDVAHDFHISITLAAWSITAYACGVVIGAPLLTPLLSRYPKKPALLFLMILFSIGNLGCGIAGNMTMLIIFRVITALAHASFFGISSVYAAELAPVDKRASAVSAVFLGATLANILGVPLGAWVGQYLGWRYTFFMVTLIGILSALAVIALVPGRQAQPAVQSRIRDELKVLRHPTVLRSLLITALGFSGVFAAFTYIAPMLKTVTGMSEHLIPPVLVLFGVGMVAGNHLGGRLTDGGVRRALLLTLALLIVVLCLFPFAIQTLPGACAAVFLLGAAMFSTIPPLQMQALDSSETGKSMVSSCNIAAFNLGNAAGAWFGGLLLTAGVSLSHIPLAGACLTASGFVIASVTLSPLKGSQA from the coding sequence ATGACTATTGCTGTTTCCCGTTCGGCGGGATTGCCTGCGGCAGTTTATGCGCTTTCCGTGGGCTCATTTGGTATTGGTACCACCGAATTTGTGATTATGGGATTATTACTCGATGTGGCCCATGATTTTCATATATCCATTACGCTTGCCGCCTGGTCTATTACCGCTTATGCCTGTGGGGTGGTGATTGGCGCGCCGCTCCTCACACCGCTATTAAGCCGCTACCCCAAAAAACCGGCGTTGTTATTTCTGATGATCTTATTTTCCATCGGTAATTTAGGTTGTGGTATTGCCGGTAATATGACCATGCTCATTATTTTTCGGGTAATAACCGCCTTAGCCCACGCCTCATTCTTCGGCATCAGTTCGGTTTATGCCGCGGAGCTGGCGCCGGTGGATAAACGGGCTTCGGCGGTCTCCGCCGTCTTTCTCGGCGCCACCCTGGCCAATATTCTGGGCGTGCCCCTCGGCGCCTGGGTAGGGCAATACCTTGGCTGGCGCTACACCTTCTTTATGGTCACGCTGATTGGCATTCTTTCCGCCCTGGCAGTCATTGCCCTGGTGCCCGGCCGTCAGGCCCAACCGGCGGTGCAGAGTCGGATCCGCGACGAGCTGAAGGTGCTGCGCCATCCGACGGTGCTGCGCAGCCTGCTGATCACCGCGCTCGGGTTTTCCGGCGTCTTCGCCGCCTTTACCTACATTGCGCCCATGCTGAAAACCGTCACCGGGATGAGCGAACATCTCATTCCACCGGTGCTGGTGCTGTTTGGCGTCGGGATGGTCGCCGGGAATCACCTCGGCGGCCGCCTGACCGACGGTGGGGTCCGCCGGGCACTGCTGCTGACCCTGGCCTTGCTTATCGTCGTCCTGTGCCTCTTTCCGTTCGCCATTCAGACGCTACCCGGCGCCTGCGCGGCGGTGTTTCTGCTGGGGGCGGCGATGTTCTCCACCATTCCGCCGCTGCAGATGCAGGCGCTGGACAGCAGTGAGACCGGCAAAAGCATGGTCTCCTCGTGCAATATCGCCGCCTTTAACCTCGGCAATGCCGCTGGCGCCTGGTTTGGTGGGCTGTTGCTCACCGCCGGCGTCTCCCTCTCGCATATTCCCCTGGCCGGTGCATGCCTGACCGCCAGCGGATTTGTTATCGCTAGTGTGACGTTGTCACCTTTAAAAGGAAGTCAAGCATGA
- a CDS encoding MarR family winged helix-turn-helix transcriptional regulator — translation MDNRQLNFSHLLYLTAHHWRLAVNRRLKDLGLSQASWVAVAAIARQPQPLSQSELAQELGVESPTIVPLINRLVALGLVERVTTASDKRKRLLVATEQGMALYEQVKTVADDLREEILTAITPQEREQTQRVLEKLLREVEKK, via the coding sequence ATGGACAATCGACAGCTTAACTTCTCCCATCTTTTATACCTCACCGCCCATCACTGGCGGCTGGCGGTCAACCGTCGGCTAAAGGACCTTGGCCTGAGCCAGGCCAGTTGGGTGGCGGTCGCGGCCATTGCCCGCCAGCCACAGCCGCTGTCGCAAAGCGAACTGGCGCAGGAGCTGGGGGTAGAGAGTCCGACCATTGTGCCGCTGATCAACCGGCTGGTCGCCCTCGGCCTGGTGGAGCGTGTCACCACCGCCAGCGATAAACGTAAGCGGCTGCTGGTCGCCACCGAGCAGGGAATGGCGCTGTATGAGCAGGTCAAAACGGTGGCGGACGATCTGCGTGAAGAGATCCTGACGGCGATTACCCCGCAGGAGCGGGAGCAAACTCAGCGGGTGCTGGAAAAACTGCTGCGCGAAGTGGAGAAGAAATAA
- a CDS encoding aldo/keto reductase, producing the protein MKYRYLGSTGLSVSELCFGAMTFGEKGAFLGAPGRNWSEFGVVPEHTAYDLVYKALDAGINFFDTADCYKNGQGEELLGNALKGKRQQVIIGTKGRWQTDPNPNALGASRYHIINAVDASLQRLKTDYIDIYHLHGFDPRTALEDTLRTLDALIRAGKIRYIGVSNYAAWQLAKALGISERLGLEKFCVYQGYYNIAARELEHEIIPLSVDQNVGITVWSPLAGGFLTGKYPRNQAFPEGSRLANATPFESAPIANREQAWQTLEVMQEIARQRNASVAQVALNWLRTRPGITSLVIGATKLAQLEDNLAALNWTLSDEEAAILNSVSEKEKPYPYWHICNVAGDRRLADDIYP; encoded by the coding sequence ATGAAGTATCGGTATTTAGGTTCCACCGGGCTGTCGGTGTCGGAGCTCTGTTTTGGCGCCATGACGTTTGGTGAAAAAGGGGCCTTTCTCGGCGCGCCGGGACGCAACTGGTCGGAATTCGGCGTGGTGCCTGAGCATACGGCATACGATCTGGTGTACAAAGCGCTGGACGCCGGGATTAACTTTTTTGATACCGCGGACTGTTATAAAAACGGCCAGGGCGAAGAGCTGCTCGGTAACGCGCTGAAGGGGAAACGCCAGCAGGTGATTATCGGCACCAAAGGACGCTGGCAGACCGACCCCAATCCGAACGCGCTGGGGGCGTCGCGCTACCATATTATTAATGCCGTCGACGCCAGCCTGCAGCGGCTGAAAACGGATTATATCGATATCTATCATCTCCACGGGTTCGATCCGCGCACCGCGCTGGAGGATACCCTGCGGACGCTGGATGCGTTGATTCGCGCCGGGAAAATTCGCTACATCGGGGTCTCCAACTACGCGGCCTGGCAGCTGGCGAAGGCGCTGGGGATCTCAGAGCGCCTCGGACTGGAAAAATTCTGCGTCTATCAGGGCTATTACAATATCGCCGCGCGAGAACTGGAGCATGAGATTATCCCGCTCAGCGTCGATCAGAACGTCGGCATCACCGTCTGGAGCCCGCTGGCCGGGGGCTTCCTCACCGGTAAATACCCTCGCAATCAGGCGTTTCCTGAGGGCAGTCGGCTGGCGAACGCCACCCCGTTTGAGTCGGCGCCGATCGCCAATCGCGAACAAGCCTGGCAGACTCTGGAAGTGATGCAGGAGATTGCCCGTCAGCGCAACGCCAGCGTGGCGCAGGTGGCGCTCAACTGGTTGCGTACCCGCCCGGGGATCACATCGCTGGTGATCGGCGCGACCAAACTCGCCCAGCTGGAGGATAACCTGGCGGCACTGAACTGGACGCTGAGCGACGAGGAGGCGGCGATCCTCAACAGCGTGAGCGAAAAAGAGAAGCCTTATCCCTACTGGCATATCTGCAATGTCGCCGGCGATCGCCGTCTGGCCGACGATATCTACCCCTAA
- a CDS encoding HlyD family secretion protein, whose product MSQQDAAKQQANTRNNIRVVSIFTAAAIGLVGVLVILYAWQLPPFTRHSQFTDNAYVRGQTTFISPQVNGYITAVNVKDFAIVQPGEVLFQIDDRIYKQRVHQAQATLAMKEAALRNNLQQRKSAEATIAKNEAALQNARAQNLKIQADLKRVQELTADGSLSIRERDSARASAAQGAADIEQAKAALEMSRQDRESTIVNRDSLEADVASAKAALELAQIDLQNTQIIAPTGGQLGQISVRLGAYVSAGTHLTSLVPPQHWVIANLKETQLAEVRIGQPVTFTVDALNGERFHGKVQSISPATGVEFSAISPDNATGNFVKIAQRIPVRITVNDGQKYSEHLRPGMSVQVTIDTRAEKQP is encoded by the coding sequence ATGAGTCAGCAGGATGCGGCCAAACAACAGGCCAACACCCGGAACAACATTCGCGTGGTCTCCATTTTTACCGCCGCAGCGATAGGCCTCGTCGGCGTATTAGTGATCCTCTACGCCTGGCAACTGCCGCCGTTCACCCGGCATAGCCAGTTTACCGATAACGCCTATGTGCGCGGGCAGACCACCTTTATCAGCCCGCAGGTCAACGGCTACATCACCGCCGTCAACGTCAAAGATTTCGCAATTGTCCAGCCGGGCGAGGTGCTGTTCCAGATAGACGATCGCATCTATAAGCAGCGGGTGCATCAGGCCCAGGCTACCCTGGCGATGAAGGAGGCCGCGCTGCGCAACAATCTGCAGCAGCGCAAAAGCGCCGAGGCGACGATCGCCAAAAATGAAGCCGCGCTGCAAAACGCCCGCGCGCAGAATCTGAAAATCCAGGCCGATTTAAAACGGGTACAGGAGCTGACTGCCGATGGTTCGCTGTCGATCCGCGAGCGTGATTCGGCGCGCGCCAGCGCGGCGCAAGGGGCTGCGGATATTGAACAGGCGAAAGCGGCGCTGGAGATGTCGCGCCAGGACCGTGAATCGACCATCGTCAATCGCGATTCGCTGGAAGCCGACGTGGCCAGCGCCAAAGCCGCCCTCGAGCTGGCGCAGATCGACCTGCAGAATACGCAGATCATCGCCCCCACCGGCGGCCAGCTGGGGCAGATCTCGGTACGTCTTGGCGCCTACGTCAGCGCCGGAACCCATCTGACCTCGCTGGTCCCGCCCCAGCACTGGGTGATCGCCAACCTGAAAGAGACCCAGCTTGCCGAGGTGCGTATCGGCCAGCCGGTCACCTTCACCGTCGACGCGCTTAACGGTGAGCGTTTCCATGGCAAGGTGCAGAGCATCTCCCCGGCGACCGGGGTGGAATTCAGCGCCATCTCACCGGACAACGCCACCGGCAACTTCGTCAAGATCGCCCAGCGGATCCCGGTGCGCATTACGGTCAACGACGGGCAGAAGTACAGCGAACACCTGCGTCCCGGTATGTCGGTGCAGGTGACCATTGATACCCGCGCGGAGAAACAGCCATGA
- a CDS encoding aldo/keto reductase, with protein sequence MKTRYLGKEKFQVSALGLGCMGMSFAYGGAEESQAINTIHAAVDMGVTFLDSAEVYGPFDNEVLVGKAIKGIRDKVQIATKFGFRILPTGQGLERMAGVDSRPEHIRESVEGSLKRLNIETIDLLYQHRVDPAVPVEDVVGTMADLVKEGKIRHIGLSEVSAQTLRRACKVHPITAVQTEYSLWTREPEAGILNACRELGVGFVPYSPLGRGFLTGKITDPGVFAEDDFRRNLPRFQAETMRKNQLLLERLQQVATRYDATLAQIALAWVMSKGEDIVPIPGARKIAHLRDNAGAANITLSPEDILTIEDIFTPDNVTGLRYNQGDFNLIEK encoded by the coding sequence GTGAAAACACGTTATCTCGGAAAAGAGAAGTTCCAGGTTTCCGCATTGGGTCTCGGGTGTATGGGAATGAGTTTCGCCTACGGCGGCGCCGAGGAGTCGCAGGCGATTAATACGATTCATGCCGCGGTGGACATGGGCGTGACCTTCCTGGATTCTGCCGAAGTGTATGGTCCTTTCGATAATGAAGTTCTTGTCGGGAAAGCGATAAAAGGTATCCGCGATAAGGTGCAGATTGCCACCAAGTTTGGTTTTCGTATTTTGCCGACCGGCCAGGGACTGGAACGCATGGCCGGCGTCGACAGCCGTCCGGAACATATTCGCGAGTCAGTGGAAGGGTCGCTGAAGCGGCTGAATATCGAGACCATCGATCTGCTCTATCAGCACCGCGTCGATCCGGCGGTGCCGGTGGAAGACGTGGTGGGCACCATGGCCGACCTGGTTAAAGAGGGGAAAATTCGTCATATCGGACTGTCGGAAGTCTCAGCCCAGACGCTGCGCCGGGCCTGCAAGGTGCATCCGATTACCGCCGTGCAGACGGAATACTCGCTGTGGACCCGCGAGCCGGAGGCCGGTATTCTCAACGCCTGCCGCGAGCTGGGGGTGGGCTTTGTCCCATACAGCCCGCTGGGGCGCGGCTTCCTGACGGGAAAAATCACCGATCCTGGCGTCTTCGCTGAGGATGATTTCCGTCGTAATCTGCCGCGCTTCCAGGCCGAGACCATGCGCAAAAACCAGCTGCTGCTTGAGCGCCTGCAGCAGGTGGCCACGCGCTATGACGCGACTCTTGCGCAGATTGCCCTTGCCTGGGTCATGAGCAAAGGCGAGGATATTGTGCCTATTCCGGGGGCGAGGAAAATTGCCCATCTGCGCGATAATGCCGGAGCCGCGAATATTACCCTCTCACCTGAGGATATTCTCACCATCGAAGATATTTTCACTCCCGATAACGTCACTGGCTTACGCTATAACCAGGGCGACTTTAACTTAATCGAAAAATAA
- a CDS encoding O-methyltransferase produces the protein MQQQWSAVDNFMISSLIPEDDILSQVLENNKRAGLPEHDVAANQGQLLALLVRITQARRILEIGTLGAYSAIWMARALPADGKLITLETDPGHAGVARQNIRLAGLNERIELIEGPALNTLENFANVQPFDLIFIDADKPNNPRYLEWALHYSRPGTLIVGDNVVRDGEVINGQSDDARVQGVRRFIEMIGDNPRLTATALQTVGIKGWDGFTLALVNG, from the coding sequence ATGCAACAACAGTGGTCTGCCGTCGATAATTTCATGATTTCTTCGCTTATTCCTGAAGATGACATACTGAGTCAGGTACTGGAAAACAACAAACGCGCCGGGCTACCTGAACATGATGTTGCGGCCAATCAGGGGCAACTTCTGGCGCTGTTGGTGCGCATAACGCAGGCGCGGCGGATCCTGGAAATTGGCACGCTCGGCGCCTATAGCGCTATCTGGATGGCGCGCGCGCTGCCCGCCGACGGAAAGCTGATTACCCTCGAGACCGATCCTGGCCATGCCGGGGTGGCGCGCCAGAATATCCGCCTTGCGGGGCTAAACGAGCGCATTGAACTCATTGAAGGACCGGCGCTGAACACGCTGGAAAATTTCGCGAATGTGCAGCCGTTCGACCTGATCTTTATTGATGCCGATAAACCTAATAATCCTCGCTATCTGGAGTGGGCGCTGCACTATTCGCGCCCCGGGACGCTGATCGTGGGCGATAACGTGGTGCGCGATGGCGAAGTGATTAACGGACAAAGCGATGATGCGCGCGTGCAGGGCGTGCGTCGGTTTATCGAAATGATCGGGGATAACCCGCGGCTCACTGCCACCGCGCTGCAGACGGTGGGCATCAAGGGATGGGATGGGTTTACGCTGGCGCTGGTGAATGGGTAA
- a CDS encoding efflux transporter outer membrane subunit: MIRPVTLAVILALVGCQSADVQRAQPTLTIPAAWRADVGPASPVEGVWWRNFHDSTLNQYVDRALRYNSDVLIARERVNEYQARAYAADSSLFPSLDASLSGTRARAQSAATGLPIHSTLYKGGLTASYDVDIWGANRSAASAAGASLEAQKAAAAAANLSVASSVAVGYVTLLSLDEQLRVTQQTLKSREDAWRLAKRQFETGYTSRLELMQADSELRSTRAQIPPLQHQIAQQENALSVLLGDNPGAVKRGEFAQLTPLRLPSQLPSTLLNRRPDIVQAQRQLVAADATLASSQAQLLPSINLTATGSMQDRTLPDLLDNPLRLWSVGGSILAPLLNRQALNAQVDVSMAQRNQALYSYEKTVRGAFKEVNDSLDAISRYGEQLAELQGQVAVAEETLRIAQNRYRNGYSSYLDVLDAQRTLFSTQLSVVQVKNNLLLAQIDLYRALGGGWMNA; the protein is encoded by the coding sequence ATGATCCGCCCGGTCACCCTTGCCGTCATCCTCGCGCTGGTCGGCTGTCAATCCGCCGACGTGCAGCGCGCGCAGCCGACCCTGACCATCCCTGCCGCCTGGCGGGCCGACGTTGGCCCGGCCAGCCCGGTGGAAGGCGTCTGGTGGCGCAATTTTCATGACAGCACGCTCAATCAGTATGTCGACCGGGCGCTGCGCTATAACAGCGATGTGCTGATCGCCCGGGAGCGGGTGAATGAGTATCAGGCGCGGGCCTATGCCGCCGACAGCAGCCTTTTCCCCTCGCTGGACGCCAGCCTGAGCGGTACCCGCGCCCGCGCGCAGTCCGCCGCCACCGGCCTGCCGATCCACAGCACGCTGTACAAAGGCGGCCTGACCGCCAGCTATGATGTTGATATCTGGGGCGCCAACCGCAGCGCGGCCAGCGCCGCCGGAGCCAGCCTCGAGGCGCAAAAAGCCGCTGCAGCCGCGGCCAATCTAAGCGTCGCCAGCTCGGTGGCCGTCGGCTACGTGACCCTGCTGTCGCTGGATGAGCAGCTGCGGGTTACCCAGCAGACGCTGAAATCACGGGAAGACGCGTGGCGCCTGGCCAAACGTCAGTTTGAAACCGGGTATACTTCACGCCTTGAGCTGATGCAGGCAGATTCGGAGCTGCGCTCAACGCGGGCGCAGATCCCGCCGCTACAGCACCAGATTGCGCAGCAGGAAAATGCGCTCAGCGTGCTGCTGGGTGATAACCCCGGCGCGGTAAAACGCGGCGAGTTCGCCCAGCTCACTCCGCTGCGTCTGCCGTCGCAACTGCCGTCCACCTTACTCAACCGCCGCCCGGATATCGTACAGGCTCAGCGTCAGCTGGTGGCCGCCGATGCCACCCTGGCCTCGTCGCAGGCGCAGCTGCTGCCGTCTATCAACCTCACCGCTACCGGCAGCATGCAGGATCGTACACTGCCGGACCTGCTGGACAACCCGCTGCGGCTGTGGAGCGTCGGCGGCAGTATTCTGGCGCCGCTGCTTAACCGCCAGGCGTTAAATGCCCAGGTGGATGTCTCCATGGCCCAGCGCAACCAGGCGCTCTATAGCTACGAGAAAACGGTGCGCGGCGCGTTCAAAGAGGTGAATGACAGCCTTGACGCCATTAGCCGCTACGGCGAACAGCTGGCCGAACTGCAGGGGCAGGTGGCGGTGGCGGAGGAAACATTGCGCATTGCGCAGAATCGCTACCGTAACGGCTACTCTTCGTATCTGGATGTGCTCGATGCCCAGCGAACGCTGTTCTCCACCCAGCTTAGCGTAGTGCAGGTGAAGAACAACCTGCTGCTGGCGCAGATCGATCTTTACCGGGCGCTGGGAGGCGGCTGGATGAACGCGTGA